The following proteins come from a genomic window of Rhodohalobacter sp. 614A:
- the polX gene encoding DNA polymerase/3'-5' exonuclease PolX: MTNQEVADKLREVYTLMQLAGENRFRAIAFDRAAQTIEGLNDEILKHIEEDTLTDIKGIGKSIADDVKAYHATGTMPVLEDLKERVPAGLIEWTNISGLGPKNILKIHKELGITTIAELKESCKNGEVAALSGLGQKSADKILKSIAYLEEYGERCHLNDALAIAEPIFEFVKNLDGVIQADIAGSLRRSRETIGDIDILASAEQENTEAVFDAFVTHELVVEVLGRGETKSSVRSQTGRQVDLRIVKPKEYPAALMYFTGSKEHNIVLRQRARERGMALNEYGLFKLTEDKETDFDQPVETESESDIYQKLGLNFILPEHREDRGEFEYYEENDEMDLLQESDIKGVVHAHSTWSDGKYTIQQMAEASMERGYEYLAISDHSKTAAYAGGLSIDEVKQQWDEIDELNETFKNDGKNFKIFKGIESDILGDGSLDYPEEILAGFDFVIASVHSALELPLDKMMMRFESAIKNPYTRIVGHPTGRLLLRREGSKLDLNKLIELAVQENTAIEINANPWRLDLDWRFGNKAKEVGLMTSINPDAHSTDGIDDIRYGVMIARKAKFGPDRVLNTWSAEEFGKWIKGEY, from the coding sequence ATGACCAACCAGGAAGTAGCCGATAAACTTCGCGAAGTATATACCCTGATGCAGCTGGCGGGTGAAAACCGGTTCCGGGCCATTGCCTTCGACCGGGCAGCACAAACCATCGAAGGACTAAATGATGAAATCCTCAAACATATTGAAGAAGACACGCTGACGGATATTAAGGGAATTGGAAAATCAATCGCGGATGATGTCAAAGCGTATCATGCAACCGGCACCATGCCGGTACTTGAAGATTTGAAAGAGCGGGTTCCGGCCGGGCTGATTGAATGGACGAACATCTCAGGACTCGGCCCAAAAAATATCCTCAAAATCCATAAGGAACTCGGAATTACTACTATTGCAGAACTCAAAGAATCTTGCAAAAACGGTGAGGTTGCTGCTCTTTCAGGACTTGGACAAAAGTCCGCCGATAAAATTCTGAAGTCCATCGCCTATCTCGAAGAGTATGGCGAGCGTTGCCACCTGAATGATGCATTGGCGATTGCCGAGCCTATTTTTGAGTTTGTGAAAAACCTCGATGGTGTGATTCAGGCGGATATCGCAGGTTCGCTCCGCCGTTCGCGCGAAACCATTGGCGATATTGACATTCTTGCATCTGCAGAACAGGAAAATACCGAGGCTGTTTTTGATGCATTCGTCACTCATGAATTGGTGGTAGAAGTTTTAGGACGCGGTGAAACCAAGAGTTCGGTTCGCTCGCAAACCGGACGGCAAGTGGATCTTCGAATCGTAAAACCCAAAGAGTACCCGGCGGCACTGATGTATTTCACAGGAAGCAAGGAGCATAACATTGTTTTAAGACAGCGTGCCCGCGAACGGGGAATGGCACTTAACGAATATGGGCTTTTCAAGCTCACAGAAGATAAAGAGACCGATTTTGATCAACCGGTGGAAACCGAATCGGAATCGGATATTTATCAGAAACTTGGGTTGAACTTTATCCTGCCGGAACATCGCGAAGATCGTGGTGAATTTGAGTATTACGAGGAAAATGATGAGATGGATCTCCTTCAGGAATCCGACATCAAAGGAGTTGTACATGCCCACAGCACCTGGAGCGACGGCAAATATACCATCCAGCAAATGGCGGAAGCCAGCATGGAGCGAGGCTATGAGTATCTTGCCATTTCCGATCATTCTAAAACAGCCGCTTACGCCGGCGGACTTTCCATTGATGAGGTTAAACAACAATGGGATGAAATTGATGAACTCAACGAAACCTTTAAAAATGACGGGAAGAATTTCAAAATCTTCAAAGGAATTGAGTCGGATATCCTGGGAGACGGATCACTGGATTATCCCGAAGAAATCCTGGCCGGGTTTGATTTTGTAATTGCCAGTGTTCACAGCGCTCTGGAATTACCTCTTGATAAAATGATGATGCGTTTCGAAAGCGCCATCAAAAATCCCTATACGCGGATTGTAGGACATCCCACGGGCCGTCTCTTGTTAAGACGGGAAGGAAGCAAACTCGATCTCAATAAATTGATTGAACTTGCTGTTCAGGAAAACACGGCGATTGAAATTAACGCAAATCCCTGGCGGCTGGATCTTGACTGGCGGTTTGGAAATAAGGCAAAAGAGGTTGGTTTGATGACGTCCATCAACCCGGATGCACACAGCACGGACGGAATTGATGATATTCGCTATGGCGTGATGATCGCACGAAAAGCAAAGTTTGGCCCAGATCGCGTTCTAAATACCTGGAGTGCGGAAGAGTTTGGGAAATGGATAAAAGGCGAGTATTGA
- a CDS encoding gamma-glutamyl-gamma-aminobutyrate hydrolase family protein — protein MFGKERAVIGVCGPDDGGRFAWMCTAFCVWIAGGKAKRIRPKEPASIGQIDGLILGGGADIEPDKYGQEREVKGTLKKSERTIFEWILTILFFPVYWVARYFQHTKKHPVDPARDKLEFDLLKKALDLEKPVLGICRGMQLINVHFGGSLHQDISGFYAEQPQVSTIFPKKRITIKAGSKLEKLLQTETCDVNGLHNQAIDKLGEGLQKTAKELYSGVWQAIEHTGYSFVIGVQWHPEYLMQISRQRNIFKELVVEAGRIV, from the coding sequence ATGTTTGGTAAAGAGAGAGCTGTTATTGGTGTTTGCGGACCGGATGACGGCGGCCGGTTTGCCTGGATGTGCACTGCTTTTTGTGTCTGGATTGCAGGTGGAAAGGCGAAGAGAATCCGGCCTAAAGAACCAGCTTCCATCGGTCAGATTGATGGGTTGATATTAGGAGGCGGCGCTGATATTGAACCCGATAAATACGGCCAGGAACGCGAGGTAAAAGGGACGCTTAAAAAAAGTGAGAGAACCATTTTCGAATGGATATTGACCATACTTTTCTTTCCCGTTTATTGGGTTGCGAGATATTTTCAGCACACAAAAAAACATCCGGTAGATCCCGCCCGCGATAAACTTGAATTTGATCTTTTAAAAAAAGCCCTTGACCTGGAAAAACCCGTACTGGGAATCTGCCGGGGAATGCAGTTGATTAATGTACATTTCGGCGGTTCCCTTCACCAGGATATCAGTGGATTTTATGCTGAACAACCGCAGGTATCGACGATTTTTCCCAAGAAAAGAATCACGATTAAAGCCGGCTCGAAATTGGAAAAATTGCTTCAAACGGAGACCTGTGATGTGAATGGGCTTCATAACCAGGCTATCGACAAATTAGGAGAGGGATTGCAGAAAACGGCAAAAGAACTTTATTCAGGTGTCTGGCAGGCCATTGAACATACTGGTTATTCCTTTGTGATCGGTGTTCAATGGCACCCCGAATATTTAATGCAGATCTCCCGCCAGCGAAATATTTTCAAAGAATTGGTTGTGGAAGCGGGAAGAATAGTGTGA
- a CDS encoding tryptophan 2,3-dioxygenase — MDPSKSLTYTSYLKVKELLELQQPESEPEEHDEMLFIIIHQVYELWFKQILHEFDKLRVDLEAGKTWSSAKTLRRVLTILKTMVSQIDVLETMTPLEFNSFRGFLQNASGFQSVQFREMEIICGMRSPHVINVHESQPDLQQNLLDREKESTLWESFCAYLQKRGYNIKIPERANEQGLVHNPSEYNQTKLVEIMKDDPEAALLCELLVDYDEGLMEWRYRHVKMVERTIGTKRGTGGSDGSKYLRQTLNNPIFPDLWAIRAKF; from the coding sequence ATGGATCCATCCAAGAGTTTAACATATACTTCTTATCTGAAAGTCAAAGAGCTGCTGGAACTGCAACAGCCTGAATCGGAACCGGAGGAACATGATGAAATGCTGTTTATCATTATCCACCAGGTTTATGAACTTTGGTTCAAACAGATTCTGCATGAGTTCGACAAGTTGAGAGTTGATCTTGAGGCCGGCAAAACGTGGTCATCGGCCAAAACTTTGCGGCGGGTTCTCACCATTCTAAAAACGATGGTTTCACAAATCGATGTTTTGGAAACGATGACTCCGCTTGAATTCAACAGTTTTCGGGGATTTTTACAGAATGCCAGCGGATTTCAATCGGTTCAATTTCGCGAAATGGAAATCATCTGTGGAATGCGGTCGCCTCATGTCATCAACGTACACGAATCTCAACCTGATCTTCAGCAAAACCTTCTGGATCGGGAGAAAGAATCTACTCTTTGGGAAAGCTTCTGTGCCTATCTGCAAAAACGCGGATATAATATTAAAATACCAGAAAGAGCCAACGAACAGGGTTTGGTTCATAATCCATCCGAATATAATCAAACAAAATTGGTTGAGATTATGAAAGATGATCCCGAAGCAGCTCTTCTCTGTGAACTGCTTGTAGATTATGATGAAGGCTTGATGGAATGGAGATATCGCCATGTAAAAATGGTGGAACGAACGATCGGCACTAAACGGGGAACCGGCGGATCCGATGGCTCAAAATATCTGCGCCAAACACTGAACAACCCAATCTTCCCGGATTTATGGGCGATCCGTGCGAAGTTTTAA
- the mscL gene encoding large-conductance mechanosensitive channel protein MscL gives MSMISDFKKFAMRGNVLDLAVAVVIGAAFGRIVTSFVNDVLMPPIGLLLGGVDFTSFMITLQEATEEAAAVTINYGMFIQQVVDFIIVAWAIFMVIKLFERTARKEPDAPPAPTEPPADVQLLTEIRDLLKTQK, from the coding sequence ATGAGCATGATCAGTGATTTTAAAAAATTTGCAATGCGGGGGAATGTACTGGATCTCGCCGTTGCCGTTGTGATTGGAGCCGCATTTGGCAGAATTGTCACTTCTTTTGTGAATGATGTTTTGATGCCGCCGATAGGCCTGCTTTTGGGCGGGGTGGATTTTACTTCTTTTATGATCACACTGCAAGAAGCCACCGAAGAAGCTGCAGCCGTTACCATTAATTATGGAATGTTTATCCAGCAGGTTGTGGATTTTATCATTGTTGCGTGGGCTATTTTTATGGTGATTAAATTGTTTGAAAGAACGGCCAGGAAAGAACCGGATGCTCCTCCAGCACCCACCGAACCGCCGGCAGATGTACAACTTCTGACGGAAATTCGGGACCTCTTGAAAACGCAGAAATAG
- a CDS encoding penicillin acylase family protein — protein MLQKISLFISTAILAVLLFALSTRFGSVPPLGSFLSPIQGFWGNAETGELTGTITLNMNDLQEAVEIYFDERGVPHIFAQNEHDLYYAQGYITARDRLFQMELQTYDAAGRLSEIIGPSILDRDRRNRRWGMAYGAEKAIEEIQKNPQIWEVVTAYSDGVNAYIESLTQKKYPLEYKILDIAPEKWEPLKTALLLKNMSLTLAGRSNDDRTSNTMKYFGQDFIEKWFTVKPELTDPIIPPSREWDFEAELPPAPDSIYVPASAREISPYEPPEGVGSNNWAVDGTKTQSGYPILANDPHLSLTLPSIWYEIQLNAPGINSYGVTLQGAPGIVIGFNENIAWGVTNVGADVLDWYEIQFRDESKEEYWHDNQWKPTTFRIEEYAVRGGETVIDTVVYTHHGPVTEVTSQMDENREPAYHAMRWIAHEGSNDLMTFYGLNRAENYDDYVEALKNFTAPAQNFVFASNQGDIALWVNGKFPKKWKYQGRTVSDGTDPAYDWQGWVPRDQVPHIKNPVRGFVSSANQESTAPDYPYYLDDDFAPFERGRRINDLLGQMENITIDDIQFMQMDSYSYYAETLLPSLLDWVQTEDLDEGEMEIYNTLIEWDWYMEAEESAPSVFRSWASNFYESIFYDEYETTEAILRYPDRDRFVEVIKDEPDLSFIDDITTEEVETRSERATTSFIETIAELTEEFGEYGDSWKWGHVINNDIHHLAYLPGMGIQDVFSSGASDAINATNGTHGPSWRMVVEVGPEVRGYGVYPGGQSGNPGSKNYDEFIEPWRTGQLFELRFLKNKPETGESFPLLISME, from the coding sequence ATGTTGCAGAAAATTTCTCTGTTTATCTCCACAGCCATTCTTGCAGTTCTTCTTTTTGCACTTTCAACACGATTTGGTTCTGTGCCGCCTCTTGGGTCTTTTCTTTCACCAATCCAGGGGTTTTGGGGAAATGCTGAAACAGGTGAGTTAACCGGCACCATCACATTGAATATGAATGATCTGCAGGAAGCCGTTGAGATCTATTTTGATGAAAGGGGAGTGCCGCACATCTTCGCACAAAATGAGCATGATCTTTATTATGCCCAGGGATACATTACTGCGCGGGATCGCCTTTTTCAGATGGAGCTACAGACATACGATGCCGCAGGTCGGCTATCTGAAATTATCGGTCCTTCTATTTTGGACAGAGACAGACGCAACCGCCGATGGGGCATGGCCTACGGTGCCGAAAAAGCCATCGAAGAAATTCAAAAAAATCCTCAGATCTGGGAAGTGGTTACTGCTTATTCTGATGGTGTAAATGCATATATCGAAAGCCTGACTCAAAAAAAATATCCTCTCGAGTATAAAATTCTTGATATAGCTCCCGAAAAATGGGAGCCGCTTAAAACAGCACTATTGCTTAAAAACATGTCGCTGACGCTGGCAGGGCGAAGCAATGACGACCGTACCAGCAACACCATGAAGTATTTTGGTCAGGATTTTATTGAAAAATGGTTTACGGTTAAACCCGAACTGACCGATCCGATTATCCCGCCTTCCAGAGAATGGGATTTTGAAGCTGAACTTCCACCAGCTCCCGATTCGATTTACGTACCGGCTTCTGCACGGGAAATCAGTCCGTACGAACCGCCGGAAGGTGTTGGCAGCAATAATTGGGCGGTAGACGGTACCAAAACGCAATCAGGTTACCCGATTTTGGCGAATGACCCGCATCTCAGCTTAACCCTTCCTTCGATTTGGTACGAAATTCAACTCAATGCTCCGGGCATCAATTCGTATGGGGTTACACTGCAGGGTGCTCCGGGAATTGTTATTGGATTTAATGAAAATATAGCCTGGGGCGTGACCAATGTCGGGGCGGATGTTCTGGACTGGTACGAAATTCAGTTCAGAGATGAATCCAAAGAAGAATACTGGCACGACAATCAATGGAAACCCACAACTTTCAGAATTGAAGAATATGCCGTTCGAGGTGGAGAGACAGTAATTGATACCGTCGTTTATACTCATCACGGGCCGGTGACCGAAGTCACTTCACAAATGGATGAAAATCGTGAACCCGCTTACCATGCTATGCGCTGGATTGCCCACGAAGGCTCCAACGATTTAATGACCTTTTATGGTTTGAACCGTGCGGAAAATTATGATGATTATGTAGAGGCATTAAAGAATTTTACAGCACCGGCACAAAATTTTGTGTTCGCAAGTAACCAGGGGGATATCGCCCTTTGGGTGAATGGAAAATTCCCTAAAAAGTGGAAGTACCAGGGGCGAACAGTCAGTGATGGAACCGATCCTGCTTACGACTGGCAGGGATGGGTTCCGCGAGATCAGGTGCCGCATATCAAAAATCCGGTACGCGGATTTGTAAGTTCGGCAAACCAGGAATCGACCGCGCCAGATTATCCCTATTACCTGGACGATGATTTTGCTCCATTCGAAAGAGGCCGGCGCATTAACGATTTATTGGGCCAGATGGAAAATATCACAATCGACGATATTCAATTCATGCAGATGGATTCCTACAGTTATTATGCCGAAACTTTGCTTCCGTCGCTGTTGGATTGGGTTCAGACAGAAGATCTGGACGAAGGGGAGATGGAGATTTATAATACTTTGATTGAATGGGATTGGTACATGGAAGCGGAGGAGAGTGCTCCATCCGTGTTTCGAAGTTGGGCTTCAAATTTTTACGAATCGATATTTTATGATGAGTATGAGACAACGGAAGCCATCCTGCGTTACCCGGACCGGGATCGATTTGTGGAAGTGATTAAAGATGAGCCGGACTTATCATTCATCGATGATATTACCACCGAAGAAGTTGAAACGCGTTCTGAACGGGCTACCACATCCTTTATAGAAACCATCGCAGAACTCACAGAGGAATTTGGTGAATACGGTGATAGCTGGAAATGGGGGCATGTCATTAATAATGATATTCATCATCTTGCCTACTTGCCGGGGATGGGCATTCAGGATGTGTTTAGCAGCGGGGCATCAGATGCAATCAATGCTACAAACGGTACTCACGGACCTTCATGGAGAATGGTAGTGGAAGTGGGACCTGAAGTCCGTGGCTATGGTGTTTATCCGGGCGGCCAAAGTGGAAATCCGGGATCTAAAAATTACGATGAATTTATTGAGCCATGGAGAACCGGACAGCTTTTTGAACTTCGTTTCTTAAAAAATAAACCTGAAACAGGAGAAAGTTTCCCCCTTCTCATCTCAATGGAATAA
- a CDS encoding amidoligase family protein, producing the protein MKQEFLKPPKTTNSEGKERSAGFEFEFTGVEMDDVAAMISELYGGEVKQLSTYEFSIERTRFGDFGLELDAQLIREKKYEKFLETIGIDISTAKNQETFEDSLMELASSIVPYEIITPPVPLSQIMELTRMVDELRNRKAKGTGSSFVYAFGLHINPEIPDNSTQSILNHLRAFVLFEPWIRKQANIDVSRRLTPFINRYENDYIQHILNPGYQPDQAQFIKDYFDYGNNRNRPLDMQPLFMFLDEELTAGFLEDTLTSARPTFHYRLPNCSLEDETWTMAAEWNRWVLAERLAADEDKLHQLSSEYLKMWSETMIRFEAKWLERIGEWAEDVW; encoded by the coding sequence ATGAAACAGGAGTTTTTAAAACCTCCAAAAACTACAAATTCCGAAGGAAAAGAACGCTCTGCCGGATTTGAGTTTGAGTTTACCGGCGTTGAAATGGATGATGTTGCAGCCATGATTTCGGAGCTGTATGGAGGGGAAGTCAAGCAACTTTCTACGTATGAATTCAGCATCGAAAGAACCCGTTTTGGCGATTTCGGACTGGAATTAGATGCACAGCTTATCCGCGAAAAGAAATACGAAAAGTTTCTTGAAACGATTGGTATTGACATTTCAACCGCCAAAAATCAGGAGACATTTGAGGATTCGTTAATGGAACTCGCTTCTTCCATTGTTCCTTATGAAATTATCACACCTCCGGTTCCACTTTCTCAGATTATGGAATTGACCAGGATGGTTGACGAACTGAGAAATCGGAAAGCAAAAGGAACCGGCAGTTCATTTGTGTATGCTTTTGGCCTGCATATCAATCCGGAAATTCCGGATAACTCAACCCAAAGTATTTTAAATCATTTACGGGCATTTGTTTTGTTTGAACCGTGGATTCGAAAACAGGCAAATATCGACGTAAGCCGGCGCCTGACACCATTTATCAATCGTTATGAGAACGATTATATACAACATATTTTGAATCCCGGTTATCAGCCTGATCAAGCACAATTCATCAAAGACTATTTTGATTATGGAAATAACCGAAACAGGCCGCTGGACATGCAGCCGCTATTTATGTTTTTGGATGAAGAACTAACGGCTGGTTTTCTTGAGGATACACTGACATCAGCAAGACCGACCTTTCATTATCGGTTGCCGAATTGTTCGCTGGAAGATGAAACGTGGACAATGGCAGCAGAATGGAATCGCTGGGTTCTTGCTGAAAGACTGGCTGCAGATGAGGATAAACTGCATCAATTGAGCAGCGAATATCTGAAAATGTGGAGCGAAACGATGATTCGGTTTGAAGCAAAATGGCTTGAAAGAATAGGTGAATGGGCTGAGGATGTTTGGTAA
- a CDS encoding dimethylarginine dimethylaminohydrolase family protein, whose amino-acid sequence MSRIYTSVDEIDFKLSNLPAMPAPDRVLMVKPTYFDVEYVINPHMKGQIGDVDKIQAQNEWERLMDGFQELSLDVQVIEGEKGLPDMVFCANQSLPYVDKAGNKKIVMGLMRTPQRKPEVEAIEKWFRKQDYEILHLDTERTQYFEGMGDALWHFKRQLLWGGFGFRSSITALEQVSDSLDVPVLALELTEEAFYHLDTCMCILNESTVLIYPDAFTEEGLKLIHKLFDNVIVATRYEAEKLLAVNATCPDGKNVFIQQGCTDVNKNLRDAGFAVHEFSTYEFLKSGGSVFCMKLLFW is encoded by the coding sequence ATGAGTCGTATTTATACATCAGTTGATGAAATTGATTTTAAACTTTCCAATTTACCAGCCATGCCGGCACCTGACCGTGTGCTCATGGTCAAGCCCACCTATTTTGATGTGGAATATGTTATAAATCCACATATGAAAGGCCAAATTGGAGATGTAGATAAAATACAGGCCCAGAATGAGTGGGAGCGTCTGATGGATGGTTTTCAGGAATTATCTCTGGATGTTCAGGTTATTGAAGGGGAAAAAGGCCTGCCGGATATGGTTTTCTGTGCGAACCAAAGTCTGCCATATGTAGATAAAGCCGGCAATAAGAAAATTGTAATGGGCCTCATGCGAACCCCGCAACGTAAACCCGAAGTGGAGGCCATTGAAAAGTGGTTTCGAAAACAGGATTACGAAATTCTGCATCTTGATACAGAACGGACTCAGTATTTTGAAGGAATGGGTGATGCTCTCTGGCATTTTAAAAGGCAATTATTATGGGGCGGATTCGGATTCCGGTCTTCCATAACGGCGCTGGAACAGGTTTCTGATTCGTTGGATGTACCCGTCCTCGCCCTTGAATTGACGGAAGAGGCATTTTATCATTTGGATACATGCATGTGCATTTTGAATGAGTCGACGGTTTTGATCTATCCGGATGCCTTTACAGAAGAGGGACTCAAGCTCATCCATAAACTCTTTGATAATGTCATTGTCGCAACCAGATATGAGGCTGAAAAATTACTTGCTGTAAACGCTACCTGCCCGGATGGAAAAAACGTATTCATCCAACAAGGTTGTACAGATGTAAATAAAAACCTGAGAGATGCCGGGTTTGCCGTTCATGAATTCAGTACATATGAATTTCTGAAAAGTGGTGGCAGCGTGTTTTGTATGAAGCTGCTGTTTTGGTGA
- a CDS encoding DUF58 domain-containing protein encodes MLLDPNLLTQLAPLDLKARTIVEGFIAGLHRSPYHGFSVEFAEHRPYNQGDDFKHIDWKVYGKTERFYVKRYEAETNLRAHIVLDVSSSMYFKHFAEWSKLRYSIHYVAALIHMMHRQRDACGLVTFDEDIIHNFPAKSSYSHIRMLFNELEKILDGEPKKATEKRASASAKALHKLAETLKRRSLVVIVSDLFENVQGHSDLISSLRHLKHQKHEVLLFNILEKKSERELDFPDGKFLFEDMETGSELEVIPAQVKEDYQKKVAEYTQQFKVACSEAGVDFEEIDTQSPFDLALLAYLNKRKRLV; translated from the coding sequence ATGCTGTTAGATCCAAATTTGCTTACACAACTTGCCCCGCTCGACCTGAAAGCCCGCACTATTGTAGAGGGCTTTATTGCGGGATTACACCGAAGTCCGTATCACGGATTTAGCGTGGAGTTTGCCGAGCACCGCCCCTACAACCAGGGAGATGATTTCAAACACATCGACTGGAAAGTGTATGGAAAAACCGAACGTTTTTATGTGAAACGGTATGAGGCAGAAACAAACCTCAGAGCCCATATTGTACTTGATGTGAGCAGTTCCATGTATTTCAAGCATTTTGCTGAATGGAGCAAACTTCGATATTCCATTCACTATGTTGCGGCTCTCATTCATATGATGCATCGGCAGCGCGATGCCTGCGGGCTGGTAACTTTTGATGAGGATATTATTCATAATTTCCCCGCGAAATCATCCTACAGCCATATCCGTATGCTGTTTAACGAGCTGGAAAAAATTCTGGATGGAGAGCCCAAAAAAGCTACCGAAAAACGGGCGTCTGCTTCGGCCAAAGCACTCCACAAACTCGCTGAAACCCTGAAGCGCAGAAGCCTCGTGGTAATTGTTAGTGATTTGTTTGAAAACGTTCAGGGCCATAGTGACCTGATCTCTTCACTGAGACATCTCAAACATCAAAAACATGAAGTTCTTCTATTCAATATTCTTGAAAAGAAAAGTGAACGCGAGCTCGATTTCCCGGATGGAAAATTCCTGTTTGAGGATATGGAAACCGGGTCAGAACTGGAAGTAATTCCGGCCCAGGTAAAAGAAGATTACCAGAAAAAAGTAGCCGAGTATACCCAACAATTTAAAGTGGCCTGCAGCGAAGCCGGTGTGGATTTCGAAGAGATTGATACCCAAAGCCCGTTTGATTTGGCTCTTCTTGCTTATCTTAATAAGAGGAAACGGTTGGTTTAA
- a CDS encoding SDR family oxidoreductase produces the protein MDLPKKVVWITGASSGIGEALAYEFNKKGAKVILSARRIEELQRVKDNCENSEEMVKIIPLDLSESESFPDKVEEAKAQFGSIDMLINNGGMSQRAFAVNSTMESIRRLMEVNFFGTVGLTKELLPTFIEQKSGHIVVISSVMGKLGTRYRSAYAAAKHALHGWFDCLRQEVYEYDIDVTLVCPGFIQTHISENALTADGSKYNKVDDAMEKGMPPKEFVRKLLPKLAKKKMEVYIGGREILAIYVRRLSLRLLNKILRRVNVT, from the coding sequence ATGGATTTACCAAAAAAAGTCGTTTGGATTACCGGAGCATCTTCAGGAATTGGTGAAGCGTTGGCTTATGAGTTTAATAAAAAGGGCGCGAAAGTGATTCTTTCCGCACGGCGTATTGAAGAATTACAGCGGGTAAAAGACAATTGTGAGAATAGTGAAGAAATGGTAAAAATTATTCCCCTGGATTTATCGGAAAGCGAATCTTTTCCGGACAAAGTGGAAGAAGCAAAAGCTCAATTCGGATCCATAGATATGCTTATCAATAATGGCGGGATGAGTCAGCGGGCATTTGCTGTAAACTCTACCATGGAATCCATTCGCCGGTTGATGGAAGTGAACTTTTTTGGCACCGTAGGCCTGACGAAAGAGCTTTTGCCGACATTTATTGAGCAGAAATCAGGCCATATTGTGGTGATTAGCAGTGTGATGGGCAAATTGGGAACACGATATCGTTCGGCATACGCAGCAGCTAAGCACGCTTTACACGGTTGGTTCGATTGCCTTCGCCAGGAAGTGTATGAATATGACATTGATGTGACACTCGTCTGTCCCGGATTCATTCAAACACATATATCTGAGAATGCATTAACCGCCGATGGAAGTAAGTACAACAAAGTAGATGATGCAATGGAGAAGGGAATGCCGCCGAAAGAATTTGTGCGTAAACTTCTGCCCAAGCTGGCAAAGAAAAAAATGGAAGTGTATATAGGCGGTCGGGAAATTCTGGCAATTTACGTGAGGCGTTTATCCCTGCGTTTGCTCAATAAAATCCTGAGGAGAGTAAACGTAACGTAA